A region of the Parasteatoda tepidariorum isolate YZ-2023 chromosome 7, CAS_Ptep_4.0, whole genome shotgun sequence genome:
aCTTGATGGATCCAGGATTTCCCTCGTCTTCTacactgggttcaaaattacaaggttacagagTTAAACACTAGTGGTCGTAAACAAAGTTGAATATATACTGATGGACACCCCTTTGGTGATCCGATGAGCCTCATGAAAAGCATCTGAACCATTCCGAAAAGGGTAGGTGAGCTGGTTATTCTTTTGAGTGTCTGTTGAGTCTTGCGACtgtatttctcttttaatgGGCATCTTTGACAAACCACAGACCCATTCCACTCCACCCAAAAGGATTTCTCCTTCATAAATGATTTTCCATGTTccaaagtatcatgataaaattacgtaCCTTgattaaatcatgaaaaattaattattttatgataaaattacccaattttacaacattcatcaaatttaatcgcataatataaaaacatattttaattttaccattaccaaagcacttcggtaaaaattatcgatattTTTGCTGTAATCATAGAGCCAagaacatggtaaattttaccatattctggtagttttgattagattttatttctcAGTGAAAGGAGGAGAATTAGGGCAATTATCTAGATTCCATGCGATGGATATTCAAAAgagattttacttttcaaagttataaaaatttagatgttttaaatttatttttaatattgagaatgtgaaaacttttaagtttcaatCAAGGTAAACTTAGGTAAACATAGTTTAATATAGGGTCTCCCGGCATGTCTACTGAAGACGGTGATCTCAATGTTTCAGAAGGTTTTATACAAAGTAtaactaaacataaaaatcatataattaataaataaataatatttaaaacttttagatgATTATTTCAATAAGAACCGCAAGTCGCATTGGCTAAGGGAATAGAGCATTCGTCTCCCAATAAGGTTAGCCAGGTTCCAAaaggtggctggttgatacaaattctgctcccggctacCATTGACCATAGTACTGATATAAAAGAGTGATAGATCAAAGGTTAGAGTCCCCGGTGTGTCGGACTCACCATGAGAGTCTTTCGTGGTTATCCTCTATGTAACTCAAATGAGAGTTAGTTCCCTCAataagttctccacgaaggctagtttgcccCAACGCTTCATCCAagagtttaaaatcaaatccTAGGagatatactttaaaatatgttcatttaTAGTATATCTCATcattataaatgagaaaaaaatgaattttaacattCAGTTACAAGAGCCAAGAAGAATTTACCAACAAAGAATACTTACCTTAActaaaagacgaaaaaaaaaatagttaattgtaGCCATAATCgagaagtttttattattttaaatttacatctaATTTAAACACGGAGATATAGTGAATAAAAGCTTCGCATTCATGTCCATAGATAAATAATAGCATCCTAGCTGTCTTactgtgatttaaaaaaaaaaaaaaaaaactttggacCAGAAAAGTGaactttaaaaactgctttcaaatataaaagcagCAATCggaatgcaacaaaaattagttaaaaaaacttttgtatacTTGtgtaaatgaaagaatttcaattttatgttgttAATAGCACGTGGAATTGGAGAAAACATTGCATTAACTGACACCGCTATTACCATTTTTTCTCCATCCTTGACTTTGATGATGATCGCGCATTCTCATACAACGCATCGCGCGCATTCTAACAGGGAGCATCCTCCTCCCTCATCCAGGAATCTTAAAAAGGCAGTTCAATCAATAAACAGTTACCGCTAACTTCAAATGAAGATCGAAAGTTTCCTCCGCCTAGCAACTTTTAAACACCTACGGCTGCTGTCGACTAAGCTTTAATGAACTATCTGCGCTAAAAGAAGCAACTAGTGTTTTAGAACTAAAATGAACCAAACATTCGGTGAAATTTCGGAAACTTCCGAGCTCGCATTAGGTGACTTTCTCATACtgcttttgaaatgttttgttttcattgcaATTATTTTGTCTGCAGTCCTTGGAAATGCTCTCGTTATCGCCAGTGTTTTCAAAACGAAAAAACTAAGAACATCCACTAATTATTTCATAGTATCTCTGGCCTGCGCTGACATTTTCGTGGCTCTGTTTGCTATGACATTTAATGCCGTTCGCACAATAAGTGAAACTTGGGAATACGGCAAATTCCTCTGTGACTTCTGGAATAGCGCCGATGTGCTTTTTTGCACATCTTCGATCATCCATTTAAGCAGTATAAGCTTGGAACGTTATTATGCGATCGTTTATCCTTTTAACCATCGCTGGAAAATGACCAGCAGTAAAGTGTTTTCCATTATCGCAATTAATTGGTTAGTGTCTATATTTATTAGCATTGTACCCATTTATTTCGACTGGCACACAACTGACGAATACCTGAAGGAACGCTCTATGAAACCTGATACATGCAAATTCATAGTCAATAAAATGTACTGCATAATATCTTCTAGCGTCAGTTTTTGGGTGCCATCCACTATAATGATTGGAGCCTACATCCGTATCTATAACGTAGCTACCAAACAAGCAATCGACTTATTGAACACAGAAATAGCTGAAGAAAGAGTTAATTTACCTGGGGAAGGCGCTGAACCCTCTACTTCACCCCAATGGAGGAAGACGATAAGAAACGAACATAAAGCAGCCAAGACAGTTGGCATAATTATTGGCACTTTTGTTGCTTGCTGGTTAcccttttttattgtatatataattACAAACATGTGTACCTCCTGCGAATGTCCCGAAATAATACTACAAATTGTGATTTGGACTGGATATGCTAATTCATCGCTAAATCCAATTATTTACTGTTTCTTCAACAAAGACTTTCGGGAATcgttcaaaaacattattacggggatttgtggtaaaaaaataatcagtagaagctaaaatattcataagaatGACTATTGCGTCGAATTCACTGGAAATATAAAAGACGGTTTATAGAACAATTATCACAAAGGAAATCGACTCGTTTTTTAAAGGTaagcaataatattatttatttttttttaatttcaaattgatgATTTACTTCGTTTTCTAAAATAGTAGGACACcattatctatatatttattctcatattcatcaatttatttactGCATACAGAATCACATTCCCAGACAattgttaatttcataattaaatgcGTATATTTCATACTTGGAGTataattaatctatttattaaataaacatcgtgatttatttctttaatttgttgcattttaaagattatttattaacttcgaACTGATTTGACTGattgatattttatgtaatagtaattgaatatttacattacgaaattgttatcaaattttcaaaatttcaaaaacttatactttatttgaaatatttgaaacacaggactatatattttcaaatatgcagaaaataaaTGCATCTAGCTTCTGTataatactgtatttttttcatagaaaacgTCTTTTAGTATTTGAGgcgtaaataattttcattttaaaaataaattgctcaggataaatttgttaaaaaattttatagaaaaattaattaaaaataaatatgcaaataaataaataataataggtaaaatagataaataagaaATGCAATCTATTTATACTCTAAGTGGAAATATACTCTATTTAGTTAAGTAAATCTTGTGAATAtttaaactgaagaaaaaaaacaaaaacgttaaaTGAATCTGACGAatcgattttataaaatattgaaataaactttatgaTTCTGACTTTAACTCTTTCCGAATTCTTTATGATTGTCAGTGGAAACAGCGGAAGTTAAAAAACGGATAGACGAAGCAGCTCCTAGTTTTAACAGGCAATCTAAtgggttttaatgtttttcatctCAGACTGACAAAAATCTATAGTCAATACTatctgatttttctaaaattaagtaTGTTACTTGCTgagtggaatttttttcttagaacttTCATTTTGGcgtagttaataattaattaatgttttataataaatgattaagtatctgtaaattttataattttatcataatactttagagcatgacataaaaaccaattaTAGTTCGATATCTTCTAAATGTTTGGTAAAGAGaactaaaattctgaaaactggATTTTTCGATGAACAGTTACAatgtgaacggaaaaattaccaaaaaaattgtttaataccatagattttggttttattaccagaatcatgttgttttttttacaagaatttttttgtggTAATTTTCATTTCAGGTATTTGACACATTGCGAAAGCGGCTcatttttcttctctaaaatattaatttgcgacccctaaatgtaaatatatttttaattttatgttttcacaaaaattctaaaattatgcattatgggtagtaaaaatgcataattttgctttctttctatgtttgaattacattttatcTTATATTGAGTTCTTAccagtttaaaatttgtttctactAAATGTGTTTGACATAGTTAAAagttgtaaatataataaaattcttagtagggtcctttttaataataatgatattaatgaaaatgtcagaaaaatgaatttatacgATTATGAATGTCACTATGAGGAagagatattttgaatttgttgataaatattataaatatattattgctgataatttaaatatcatagaAAGTttagaattaagaaatttaatcttgaaatgcataatattttgaCCCATTTTCCacatttcaatcaataaaattctaaattgcttacttaaaaatctcaataattattttctaagattGTCAAATAGATTTTCTTTACCTCAAGGCTATCCAAAGAATGGAAATaagtagtttattattttaaaaacaatttcttaataataataactgtaacaatttaactaatttttctcgATATTAAGAAACTTCGAATTAAATTTGGTGTATTTCGTAAGAAATTCTATGTTGAACTTTTAAGTaaagaattaatgaataaaaaaaaatgcaagttcaacaatttaaatagtaatGTTATCAATAAAAGTTTCTATCTCTCAATaacaggttaaaaattaaaacaagaagtGTGCAGTTCCCGTTCTGAATAATCAAtccaaaatttcatgaaattactataaaatttagaaaaatcactTCTGGTTCTAATACTCACTTAACTGAACCTGGcactcttttaagaaaatttaacaatatcaCTAAAGTTGGTTTTTAATGGTATATTGTAATGAATCAACCTATTTTAGGTATCATTCAACAAAATCAACTCGTTTCCGACCTTttgttttttagatttctttaatAGCATCTCACTCCCtaagaaatattcttttgacttattactatgattataaaaatattaattgtgaaTTCGATTACTggataattctgattaatatgcgtctatttaataattttctctatATTAGAAAACATCTTTTTATTCATGTGGATGGAAGTTTTCGTCACTTCTTATTGTATTagttttatactatttaaaataatttatactctaaatatcaaatttctttataaatttatagatgttcaaattatttttatttttaaaattatataattctcttaataaacatttaccctgaataataaatatttctttgataattttgataattgatgataattttagtttttttgtattaaaaaagaagaaatgtcTTCATTGTTGATATATAgggtaaaaggaaaaatttcaagtttaatatAACTAACTACATGAAATTCAAAtgcttctaaaaaatttaatcaaatctttattttaatcaaataaatagaattaaaaaaatttgcggcaatatttatttatccaaggaaaaaaatagacagactttttcaaaatttgctcaAAAACAATGAAagcaactttaattaaattctatacgAAATCATTAGGTTAATTggatattaaaatgcataaattaatatatttatataaaaatatattagttatctATTAATATCTTTACTATGTGCAAATTCAATTCGAGGAAATTCgagatcatttttttaactaatcaaCCATCTccaatattattcaataaatgctaactattactataaaaatcatcaaattaaaatgtattaaaaatttgattctttattaagaataaactttgaattatccattatatttgataaatttcttaCGCAAACCATGTTTTGGGACCAATCAAAAGAAACAGACAAATTTTAAAGCGGTTCCTTCCTTTCGTATAAACACTCCTTAAATATTTATCCCACTATCCTTTATTTGcgctttattttcatattttgaaatctggaaatttaattacgaaaatatttctaaatcatGGTAGTCTAAAACTCAGAATTGGGGTGCCTGTTCGtatgacagttataaaatttcaattaatatttcaagaTATTAGTAAGTACCGTTCTACCCACCCGCTGTAGATGCGCTTGTATGTTTCTATTTGTAtgtgtattttgttttccggaATACTAGTGATTTCTTCTTTGatacaactttatttttgaatctgtttctttttttcccctttagtTGTTTCTCATACTATTGTGCTGATATATNatatatatatatatatatatatatgcagagagagagag
Encoded here:
- the LOC107443962 gene encoding octopamine receptor beta-2R-like, whose translation is MNQTFGEISETSELALGDFLILLLKCFVFIAIILSAVLGNALVIASVFKTKKLRTSTNYFIVSLACADIFVALFAMTFNAVRTISETWEYGKFLCDFWNSADVLFCTSSIIHLSSISLERYYAIVYPFNHRWKMTSTAKTVGIIIGTFVACWLPFFIVYIITNMCTSCECPEIILQIVIWTGYANSSLNPIIYCFFNKDFRESFKNIITGICGANKEGTFLDEALICSTEYKFYCS